Genomic DNA from Etheostoma cragini isolate CJK2018 chromosome 7, CSU_Ecrag_1.0, whole genome shotgun sequence:
TAGCACTGTCTATTGCTAATTTGTGTATACAACAAGAGCTACAGTTATGAAAGCTGCGTGCTGAACAGACAGGctcaacatttacatttgtttcatatatcaatttgacattttcacttaCAGGAGACAACTGTAAGAGCGTCTTTACGTTCATTTTTGACTGTCTGTAGAAAATGTGTCCAACCTACATGGCTTTAGTTTTAACACTAGTTAACATCTTTTAATGCTGTAGTTGTACTGTGCACTATGTGGTGAATCATAATGGAAGTTCTTACCTTCCACCTCCctgtaaaaatcaaaacacGTTCATACATTATTATTCTGATAGAAAATCTTAGCTATGCAGCAATGTGTCATTGATATTACAGCAACATAAAGCTGTCATTATAATTGATGTAGTTAAGGAACTACAAGGTATAGTTGTGTAACagggtttgtttttacagttacaCAAGTATGTTATGGTAATAATCAAGCGGAAACGTTTTTAAGCTTTAGCACgatgcaaaaaaatgaaaaacgaGCTTCAACCTACTCCTCATACTCCTCCACCACATCCTCGTTGTCAGACATGACGGGGAGCGTTCAGGTGTGCACCAGTGGATCTAAACATTAACCAGAATCTGTAAATTAACCTAGAAATAATGTTCTCTTCACTTTTATTACATCTTCATAACAACGTTTAAAGCATAAATACTGGGTTATAATCAGTGAAACGTACCTGAGTAAGAGTGATGAAGAAAGACAGCTGACTGAGAGACTCAATGGGCAGCAGAGGAGAGGTCGCTGCTTTCACTAATAGCAACGTGAGGTGGGTCTCAGAGGGTAAAGGGACGGACTGTGTATGGGGGAGAGAGGCTTCAGGACCCCttgttattatattaataaCTTTTAAGATAGCATGTACCCTTCATTATCACCATTCCCAAAAAAGGCCACAGTGTGCACAAGTGTGGTTTGCAGTGGCAAAAAGATCAAGATAAAGCACACAGTTGCTCACAAACAATGACTCACACaccacatacacattttttcacCCTTGTATGGCAACCTGCCACTGACAGAACACAGGCATCAAGCTCTtatctaccccccccccccccccccccccccccccccccccccctcccctccctctccccctgcTGAGATAagtagtgttacatagtgtgcATTAAAAGAACAGGAAGTGTTTCAATGTTGTGTTAGCAAGCAATTTGAAGAAATTCACGACAGAAGTATAgtactaaaacattttatttattagaaagGCAGCATTTTGCCCACAGTGACACAGAACTAAAGGTATATTTTAgctgattgaaaaaaaacaaaaaacatggtcCCACTGCTGCAATTCTGTAAAAATAGACGTTATTATCCTTAAAACCTACACCTGTTTAAAGTGCTTGAAAAAGTACACAAAGGCAAATGGCTGAAAAGCTTTGAAAGAAATATGTCACTTTCCTCCCTGTTTTCTATCACTGGTCTTCTCCTCTCCtgacattttttgctttttacccTTCCTCACACATTAATATTCATGTAATGTCAATGTTTGAAGTAAGACTTATTTGTACTTTAAGCAATGCATTAGTGTATGATTAAAGCAGTATCCTCAACACACTTTTTCTCTTTATGGCATATCTGTTCCTCCTGTGTGCTTTGGCagggaagtaaaaaaaaaaaacatagtatgaAGAAAGAATCAGTCAGTCATGGCATCCACCCCACCATCTACTAAATCCTACAAATAAGGGCACAGAAAGGCAAGAAATTATTGCTGaagatacacatttttatttcctatACAAATTTAAAGTTATGTTAGAGTTGTGAGGGACGGTAATCTCACTTGTTGGCCTTTATAAATAGACATCCTTCTTCACTTGCAGAGTTTTCCAGGGCTGGGTTTTGGGACACTGTTCTCCTCTCTGGTCTCAAACAGGCTCCTCTTACCGATGATGTCCACATGTCTCAAGTCCTGCAAATAGGAAATTGAAAAATGATCACACTTGTTTTTACAAGACAATCAACCCTCAATACAACAGACAAAagtaaatcataaaaagtcatgaaaaacatGATAAGTGAAAAGATCTTTATTTGCTCCAATATAACGAAAATGGCAGAGTTCTCGTAGCTATGGAAACCTTGCTGTTAAAACTAACAGCAACCCAGTTTCTGTATGTCATAGAAACCGTTTTTAAACTTCTGAAGTTAAGCCAACCAGTTATTAGTTTAACTGTGAACTAAAGACTCTAATCACCACTATAGGAGAATAGAACGAATGTTgctttcagaataaaaaaactcCTGCTTCCTATTcatttatattataaataatcaCAGTTGCCAGAACTAGAGGAGAAAacctatttttaaaatcaacaaggaACATAATGTGAGTTGGTTTGGTAAGGGCATCCTAATCAAATGTGAGCAgcaggaagaaaacaaatatgtactGCTCTTGAGGCACACACAGTATAGATGAAAGAGTACGACTGCCCTCTAGCTGCCAGATGCTACACTTGTTTAACATCTTACATGATGCAGTTTTACCAGACATGTAACTATGCAAATAGCCTCACAGTAGGAAGTGAAGACCCAGTATCGTTGGTCTTGTTGACCCAGCGGTTGATCCGGTCTGACATTCCTGATTGGAAGCTCCTAAATTCCTGTGAATTTCCGACAGAGATGTGAAATAATCAGAACCCATACATGCTAATATCAGTCCATGCATTGATGGCACATGCAGATCTGACAGGTGATTTTGAGTAATAAATGTACCTGTCTAGAAACCCCCGGGCTGGTGGGGCTCGCCCCCTGTTTCTCCTTCTCAAAGAGGCCTCTCTTCCTGGACACCTCTTCCAGTAGAAACAGGGTCCTCTGGGTCACGTCTGGAGATCGTATTATTTCAGACTTCTATGCGCATATAGGAAGCAGAGTCAAGAAAAGAACATCAGCGTtgatatggaaaaaaaatgttccttATATATTTTACTTGTACAGTGACTTAAGTTGTGTCATTCTGTTTTGTTGCAGAGAGTCTGACCTGTGCAGCCTGAGCCAgtctctccatcttctcctGGATGGACCTGGATGAAATCCTCTGCCTAGAGCTAGACAAAACAGAATGCACATATGCAAGGGCTGCGTACACATTCTTTgactaaaataacaataattcaaACTTTTAGAAAAGGTTAAAGAAAATCATTCGGCTGTAAAAACTCACTTTCTTTGGAAGGATGATGCTTTGTCTTCATCTTCATTTTGGTCCTGGACAAttaacattacacacacactcattataCACACTGTAAATCATCTGTGTACCACcctaacacaaaacaaatacatgaatatataatatacatactattttcttattattatgaTCCAAGTCAACATTCCTAATCTTTTTACTCAGTAAATATTGAAAGATTACCTTTCCGTCCAAAGTGCAAAGTTATGACTACAGCTATGACTAGTATTAGATAGCTTACTGTGTTGGATTCAAACTTCTTGGAGGCCAACCTCACGCTCGCACTACAACAGAATACAGCTGTCAGCAACCAAACTGAGGTAGACAGATCCAACGACAGGAACTTAAAATAAAGATGTTGCCTTACCTCCTCTGCAGCGGAgcactctcttcttctttcttcctcatCATCTGTGGAAAACCAAGCCTATGTGAGTGTGCGTTAGCAGACCTTACAGTCGTCCAAATATCAGCAGCTAATGACCAGCACAAATATCCCGACTCTTTTGATGTGTTGGGGTGTTAACAAAGCAACCAGTCAGCAATAAAAGCTGGTAAATATTGCTTCAGCTATTAGCACAAGCCCGAAGCCTGAGTGACACAACCAAATTACCCTGAAATGATAGTCTAACAGCTGATGAgagattaaacctttttttacagtcaaataGGGACAGAATAATGTTGGCAGttagccgtgtgtgtgtgtgtgtgtgtgtgtgtgtctgtgtgtgtgtctgtgttagtgtgtgtgtgtgtgcatgtgtgcatgtgtgcccGCGTGTTTACCCTGAAAGATATAGTCCTTGAGCTCTGTCTGATGAACGCTGGTTTGGCCGTCTGTTCAAAGTTGTCGTTGGAGGAAGAGCCATTCACGTTGGTCTAAAGGTAAAGCAAAATAACATTTAGTGCTACACAGGATCATATTTAACTATTCCCATTAAGATGAAGATGAGCTGAAGTGAGCATCTCTTGTATTCTTCAACACTGTGTACTTAACAAAGGCACCAGTGATAGTTTGGTTGTATTGGCACAAAGACTGTAACTTTCACTCTTTAAACACTAAAGGATGCTGCTTTATTGAATTGATGATCAACTGCATCAGAACTTCGCAGCCAAACTCCATGAGACAAGCAAAATATGAAGCATAGATAGATACGTTGTAaatgatgttgtgtgtgtgtgtgtgtgtgtgtgtgtgtgtgtgtgttggggcgGGGGGTTAATGTCATAGCTAATCTACTGATGTCCCCCAAGGCATGCCCTCCCCCCTGAGAGATGCTGTTGTGACAATGGGTTGTAAACGTTGTAaatgatgttgtgtgtgtgtgtgtgtgtgtgtgtgtgtgtgtgtgtgtgtgtgtgtgaaaatacctcctgtgtgtgtccattcTGAGCAGGGCTTTGAGCTCCCCTAGGAGAAGGGCTCTGGCAAGGCGATGGCCAGTGTTCTCGAGGTGAGTAGGGGGCTGTCGGAGAGCGAGGGCTCATGGGACTTGTGCACCCGCTGGCGGAGGGGCTTTTGTCGAGTGAGATGGAGACGGAACTGCAACACCAGAAACACAAGTGAACTGAAAGGTCAGTTGAAGATGTGCATGAGAAAGCAACTCGTTCTCCAACTCACAGTAAAGCCGCAGAGTATTATGTCTTTACCACACCCTGTTCAAGTCTCCTTTCAAAATTTTGACTGTCTAAATCTTCTAAGACAATATTCTTGCTTAGATATCTTGCCGCTGATCTTGATTAGACAGTTGTCCGTCTATGTGAGTTTCCATCTGGTTATATTAACTGAATGTCTAAATGAGTGTGTCTCTTGAAGACTTTAGTTGGTTGGCACATATGGCTGTTTTCATGTGGTTTATTACTTTTATCAGATTACTTACTCTTGGTTGCGATTTCACTGCTCTACtacactcttcttcttctctcttgcACTTTAATTTCCCTGTGTGGAATCAGTATCCTTAATCTTAtcttaaagaaatgtttgatcTGTATGTGATCCTTCCTGATGACTCAGACATGAAAAGAGCATCAGACATACAGTTTATTGTGATCATTTACCTGACAAACTTGCGAGGCGGGTTGGACGATGGCTTGGGATCGCGGTCATTGCTCGACGACTGTCCATTTTCGTgctaacaaagaaacaaacagtaGAAGAGACAATCAATATGAGCGCACAACATAGAAGCTTTTGAACAGAGCCACCAGAGACACAcctcacattacacattacttAGAGCCGCCTGCCATTGTAATGAAAGATAAAGTTAGTTATGACCTTAAACCAGCCTTATCAAAGTTTTATAGATGTTTTGCATTTGATTCGTGTGAAGCGTGCAGCAAGTCCAGTTATAAGACAGGCCATGATCCATACAGTAATTTCCTCAGTTTCCTCAAATTCTatcaatcatttatttattctgtttgttAACTCAAAGAAAATATGCTATGTGTTTCCATCTTTACAGAACACATAACATTAATATCTTCCcctgatgagaaaaaaaagttgtttttgtagaaTTTAGAAAATGATTAACATGACTCTGCCTCTGTGTGGGGTAACAGTTAACTGTGATTAACCACACTGCAGGGTTGCCATAATGGTGGCACTGTTAGGACTAAGTGAAGCATTAATAGTTTGGATGTGAGTGCTTGTCTACCGCTCTTGTCAAAAGGATTTGTCTGTCAGTGAAGGCAGTTCATACTTTGTCATTTTTAGCCAAACTAACTGAATGACTGCAGGAGTAGCAGTGCTAGTcggtcagtccaccactttggcgCAGACTGTAATTACCTCAACAACTATTGTGTAAGATGGATTGCCGTGCCTTTTTGTACATGCATGTTCCCAGAGGTTATATCCTACTGACTTTGTTGCTTCTCTAACTTCTCCTCACAGGAACAGCACATCAAAGTGTTCACTTTCCCCCTGAAATACCCAAACATTTCCTGCATAGattaacacaacattttgttcagacattcatggtcctgAGATAATTTATCCTAACCACTTTGGGGACCCAATGACTTTTAATCAGCActatcatcaggtcaaaatctCAGTTGCAAAAGTTATGACACTCCCATCGTCCTCAGCTGTACTTAATCTTTTGTaataattagaaaatgtaagcatgctaacatgctaagtAAGGGTGTGAATATGGAAAACATTACACTTGctgaacatcagcatgttagcataacATTGTTATTGCGAGAATGCCTAAGTGAGCCTCACTGAGCTGCTCTAGACTCTAAattgtgttgtcatttattaactatgataacaaaacaacaacaccagcACATCATTTCAGTCTTACTTGTCTGTTTGTGATGTTGGTGTTGCTGGTGTGGCTGTAAGAGGCGGTTTTTGGCGGTGGTTGTGGTTTGCACGGGGCATTCACAGAGGGCAAAACACCACCCTGCTCATCATCTATGTCCCCGAGTAGCTCCACCCTGGCTCCTCCGCTGCAGGCCTCTGCTTCATCCTCCCCTACCTCCTTTTGTTGTCTCAGCATCTCCACATGCCTCATCCTTCGCTTTTCATCCCGGACTCGCAGCATCTCCACAAAGTCCAGCTGCATCTGCTCCACACTGAAAAGAACCAGTTTATGCACGCACATGAATGACGGATATATGGTGGATTGTCTCCAGTAAGGGAAAGGACCTGTCAGTCCTGTGTCTGATTGTGTTTCTCAAATGAAAGGCTCTACagatcctctctctctttgaagACTGCTTCTGCTTCAGGAACTCAGCTGGGGGTGTTTTTGATAACTTAGCTGTTGGTGTTTCTGATAACTTAGCTGTTGGTGTTTTTGATAACTCAGCTGGTGGTTGTTTTTGATAACTTTCTTCATGTGTTTGAAAACTATACAGATGACACACTCCCATTGGCAAAAACGTGTAATAATCCTCTCTCTACACCTTTGAAATACATCCACTAAAACCATCAAAAGCAGATGGAATCTCATATACTAGCATGCCTATGGCTAACATACAGCAAAGATGGAGTGAATGAAagacagataaagagagagatagtAGCAGAGCATAAACCGTGCATAAAGAAGAGCAGAGCACACATCTACAGCAACAGAATCAGGTTCCGACTGTCTACAGATCAAGCTTTGACAAGTAAAGATGAATGAATTGCTTTACTAAATCATGAAAATAACCTGCTGAGGCCCTGGGACGTCTCACTTGTGGAGTCTGTCCCAAAGGCGCTGTCGCTGGTGGGCGAGCTTCCGGTTGTTTGGCTGAAGTTGGCATCTGGGTCGGCGGTGCTGCTCGAGCTcttcaccctcctcctcctctccctctccacctcctcctcgtcctccatCGTCCACTGGCGCGCCAGGCTGAGTACAGAATCATAATGCACTCAGGACACGCACATAACAATCAGACAACGTGGAAGTAAAACAGAAACTAAAACCGAGGtagagacaaaaatgaagatCCAAATCCCAACGTGAAAGTTTTCATGAAAATCTCCAGAAATGGATCTAATAAGCTGCTTGTTTTGGTTGCTGGAAAGGAGAGATTACAGTTGTAATAACGGTTTCACAGAACCTGCTATACTTGTTCATCAACTGTTTATGAGGAGATTTACAGTTGGTTGCTTGTCTGAAcaactttaaattacatttcagtCTAGTGTCATGCAGGATGTGTGTAGAAAGTACAGCGTTTATTAGTCTACTATCTTTTaacaatgacaaaagaaaacagaaagtagCTTTTTCATAAAGCTGCTGTGGGTTTACAAGGCTGCTGACTACAGATATTGTAATGCCCCTAAATGAATATTATAAACTCATTTTTGTTCTGCTCAACTGCCATAGTGAGCTATGTTTATGCTTGTTCAGCGACTAAAGTTAAATTCCATAACATCCACTGTCAAAAAGCAGCAGTTGCAGATGGTGCTCTCAAACACAGGTGTCATAttctctttaaagaaaaagctCCTACCTGGACAGAGCCGACCAGTTCTTCCGACTTATGGACATATTGGACGCAAATATataaagttaagttaagtttccAGGTGCACTTCGCTCACAGACAAGAGTAAACTGATTAGCACTCTATGGGCGGCAGTCAAATTACAGACAGAGCGGCACAAAGCAGTCCACCTTTACCCCGATGCAGCTCACTAAGGCATCACATGACCACAAAGGTGAGCTACccacctgagagagagggagggagggagagagagggagagagagagcttctCCTTGTATGGTGGGATTATGGCAGTTATGATAGCTGTGACAGTCACTTCTTTGTAGCCATTCCACACTGCTGCTATACAATTAAAGCTAACACAATACGCAGTAATGTGaacaagtaaaagtgtaaagataatagagataaaaaagtcaataaaagttgatgtaaaaagatgtttttgcagtgtaaaacaccagaaaaaaggttttgcaaACATAGCACTTCAAGACAGCTACAAAGTAGTTAACTAGAaaatatcaaacacaaaatagaaAGAGAATACAAATCTATGATAATAGAACTAAAGATCAATTTAATAGCAATAAACAaatgagtttatttttaaagaaatgtcaactGAATTGGTAAAtttgaaaggaaaaggaaactaTATGACTATAAACTATATTCTATGTCAAACTGGGTTTTGATGCTTTGTTGCACTGGGCAGTAAGTCTCTTGACAGTGTGAGTCAGACTGTTTGCTCTGCTGTGTAAGGCCACACCTGTCCTCTCAGCCCAGTATGTCGGACTCTGACCCAGGCTCGGGCTacgtccaacacacacacacacacgcacacacacacacacacccgccaTCTCACCTGGCTTCATTACCAAACCTGTATCTGCTTATGTTTTTGCAGACCGTGCCACAATAAACAGGATAAGCTACTGTCATGATTACAGGTAATGTGTAGCTGTTGTTGCTCATCCAGACCaacatttgtgtgtgagcaTTAAAAGCCAGCTTCACTCATATTTGTAGAAGGTTGGCTTTCAGGCAGCTTGTACCATGAAGATGCTATCGAATGGGACTTCTTTGCATGTTGCATCCTGGCCAAAGAGGCCAAGCGTGCATCAGTGCTGTCATTGTAAACACTGAAGACtgaattgtgtgtatgtgtctgtgtttttgtgttgcttcACTGTTAATATGGAGGGAAAAATCTATTCAGTGACACATGATATACTGCAGGTTCTTTGCATCCACAGGGATAAGGCGATTAAAGCATCATTACCGAAGCCTTTTTTTTGGGTGTGCTTTATGAGCATGCAAAACAGACAGTGCCGTGGACAGCTGCCAGGTGTATGAGCATATCAGCACAAAGTTACTGTCTCGCAGAAGGGTCTCTGTGTCAGAGGTGCAATTCTTCAGTCCGTCAATATGTTCCATTGACATTCCTCTAATATAAAACTGTACAGCTTTGCTTGCAGCTTGTAGGgctgtgctttgagctaaataaAGGGATAACAATTACTCCTGAGTGGGCTATTGATATCTTTGCTGTATCTTAACATTTTGAAGCTTGCAGTATTGCAAAGGAAAGACAGCAATAAGATGAAGACTATTATCTTAGAGAGATGAAGATTCCCCCATTTCTATCTTTAAAGAAATCTATTGGCCATTGAGCACATATTCATACAGAAAAAAGCACAATGAAATGGAGAtgcatttagtttgttttattattgttggacttatttgtgcatgtataaaTCCATCTGACAAATCATTTTTACAGCTCAAAAAACCACAGGCCAtgcttttggacattttatcaCTTAGCAAGAATATGCAGTTTAAGTTGGCCGGGCCATGTTAATATTGGCTATAACATCATTTGGCCTGCTGATTACAATACTATCCACCATTGTCTTCTAGAAACACAAGCCGCATTTTTTGAATTTGCtttacaaaaactacaaatctGGGGTTTAGGTGCAATATCAGTTATGTGAACAATACAATTAATAGCACCATATCAATGAACAGCAAACTGATCACTTCTTAAGAAAAGTGGAGAAAATTTCAGGAGTGTAGAGACATGGCAGGGCTTACACAAAAATGGCAGAAATCCAGAAGCTGTAACAGACTGTTAGAAAACAAAACCGACTCAGATGCAGGAGGAGTGATGATCACATGACACCAGCCCATCCCCCTCTGGGTTCACTGGGCAGGACCCTTAGCAGCATCAAACATCTTCTTCCTTCCCTCCATCCCTGACATGGCCTCCACATTCTTCCTCCAGTCACTGTCCTCGACTGGCCTCTTCTGCAGACAGATGCAGTAGAGCATTAGATGGCATAAACGAACAGGAgcaatcttttttcttttttttaaaaagagactGTGAAGTAGAGCAGGTTCAGAGTATCTTATCATTGTTTTGCCTAAGCCTTTGAGGCCCATATTGTCACCTGGGAATCCCCTATGAGAATGGTGTTTAACTGCTAGTATAACTGGTTTACAGCCCCTTATAACACTCAGCGACAAACACTTCCATTcaggcatacacacaaacacacacccgcACCGGCTAATCTtcacaagtacacacaaacacacgcacacacacacacacactgaccagcAAGCAGAACCGCTTACAAAAGTTACTCTTCTGTGTATAATGGGATCATTGTCTTACGTACCGTacctcctctcacacacacacggttgcCGCCCTGCACTGGCCTGCTGCTTGGTATCTCAAacacaccctacacacacacacacacgcacacacaaacttttCAGGTGTTCCAAATGGCACTTTAAGCACTGATGTCATGCATTTGAAAGCAACCTTGCATGCTTGCCCTTGGTAAGGTAGACATCTTGCTTGCAGTGGTTTGCTTGTGttcagtgtgtgcgtgcatgcatgagagggttttgtctttcatttccttCTGCACACACCTTCTCAGTATCCTCTTTCTTGACAGACTTGAGGTTGGCTCGGAGGTCCATGGAGACCTTGTGCTTTGAGCCCAGAAGTGAGCGAAGGATGGCATCAGCAGACACACGAACACGACGAAGACTTGGTCTCTTGAATTTCCCTCTGAGGTCCAACACCTTGATGTTAAGGTCTTTAATCTGGACCAGGGACAGAGAATCAAAAGACAATTTACCATTGGTCATTAATGACCAAGACCATTAGTACTGCAGGAATTTTACATGGTGACAGTTTTGCTGCATCTGCTTATGTGAGTTCAGCCCATAGCACATGGAAATGGGTCGAGGAAGTTATGTATACCTCACGTGTGTTGAGCATGACTTTGGCTTCAATGTCGTATCGCTCCTCATCCACCACATCTATCTTGGCATGAAGCTCTCTGCAGAGGTcctgcacgtacacacacacagcaacttAAAATCTGTGCATCTGAAAAAGTTGCAGTTGCGGATCATCATCCTGTATATCCTCTATATGACAGAGCTTTAATGCCCGGACTTCCTTTAGTTTAATAGAATTAGCTGAAGTAGAAATCCATATTTAGTGgggttttggtttttaatgagGAGGCAGAGGGAGCAGCAGTGCAAGGCAGTTATCTGGCAGATTTCTTGAAAACATCACTGAAAAAAGATTGTTTACATCCTGGATCGACAACAATTGCCTGTAGTAGAATGGGAGCTGCAGCTTTTACAGGTTTTAGATTACCAAAGAGCCAGAGGTGGGAGTGAAGAAAGCAAAGGACATCGGAAGATTTGGGGAATTTGAGGAAAAGTTACCTGTAGTTGTGCAAGACTCATGCTGCTGGTGTTTAGAGGAGGAGCTCTCTCTGACAGATAGttctgtttctcctcctctttaacCACAACCTCCTGTTCCAATTCCTCCTTGGCCTTTGCCACCATCAGACTCTGTACAAATATGAATCAACAGATAATACAATGTAATACAGGACGCTTTTATATTGCTCTGGTAAAGCACATCAAGTTTAAACGTTTTTTATGGAAACATTAATGTCAAGTACAGACTGTATGTTCAGATGTAACTGTAAATCAGAGGTTAAAGTACAGCTACAAAGAACAGGACGTCTGCTGCTCTCCTGTGGTCAAACACCTGTATTACATCATAGTTTGTCAGAAACATCTCTCACCTTGAGCATCAGCTTCCTCGAAGCTGAGATCTTTGGCTTCCTCTGGATGGAGAGCATTGTTCAggacaacattaaaatgttagtACTTCACTTGCAGCTTTTAATATCATTATctgaattgttttgtatttgtagcattcacaaaatatttagcAATCAGTGATAAAAATTGGCTTACCTCTTgcctgtaaaaaacaacaaaattacaatatttaaaagaaaggaaagacagGATTATTCCTAAACAAAGctcagacatttttgttttgtgttatgtgtgtgcgAATTAATGAGTAAATGGTCTATAATAAGACCACAAAGCCTGATcactcacacatgctcaggCATCCTGCTGATGAGATTTCactggaggagagacagaagagattagaaacacacacacacacacacacacacacacacacacacacacacacacacacacactgaacagtTGTCAGTGTTTGTTCATCAGCCTTTGTAGGGCCAGATCATTTTTcactcttctcttctcttctcttggAGATCTCTGCTCTACCGCAATACAGTGGAGGTGAATGacatattgtttgtgtgtgtcacaaatGTTCAGTAGAGAGGAATCAGGAATAAATTTCCCAGGTTTCCAAATAATTTTAAGACATCACAGTGGACAGTTTTGCTTGTGAAATAATGTCTCCCAAATGTAAGGTTGAGGCATAAGGTGAGACTGTGTTtgtaaaggtcccatgttgTAAAAGTGAGAGTTCCATACATTTTTAAGTCTAGGTGctgtatataaaatatcaaaacgCTAAATCTATAGAGTAATGCACACAGCACTTATTTAAAAACAGTGCTTTTAAATTATTAGACTACtgtaagaaaaggaaaatgctgttacagtcattccccggctgcagtGATGGTCCAAAGACGGGAACGCAGATGTGAAAGACCTAGaaaagctgaccaatcagagcagattGGGCAACTTGGACTAGGAGAGCATTCCGTCAGATGGTTAATACAGGTATACTAATATAGACAGTatgaagcatgtaaacatgttccagtagatacacaaaatacaattaaacctgaaaatgagcataatatgggacaAGTCATCTTGTCAGCTCATCTCTATAgtgttgttttcacttttgtcaacacattAGCTTACCCTTGCTCTCCCTCCTTCGCATGGCCTTCTGGCCTTTATCTTAATCAACAAGTGATTTACAGCCC
This window encodes:
- the lad1 gene encoding ladinin-1 gives rise to the protein MSISRKNWSALSSLARQWTMEDEEEVERERRRRVKSSSSTADPDANFSQTTGSSPTSDSAFGTDSTSETSQGLSSVEQMQLDFVEMLRVRDEKRRMRHVEMLRQQKEVGEDEAEACSGGARVELLGDIDDEQGGVLPSVNAPCKPQPPPKTASYSHTSNTNITNRQHENGQSSSNDRDPKPSSNPPRKFVSSVSISLDKSPSASGCTSPMSPRSPTAPYSPREHWPSPCQSPSPRGAQSPAQNGHTQETNVNGSSSNDNFEQTAKPAFIRQSSRTISFRMMRKKEEESAPLQRSASVRLASKKFESNTDQNEDEDKASSFQRNSRQRISSRSIQEKMERLAQAAQKSEIIRSPDVTQRTLFLLEEVSRKRGLFEKEKQGASPTSPGVSRQEFRSFQSGMSDRINRWVNKTNDTGSSLPTDLRHVDIIGKRSLFETREENSVPKPSPGKLCK
- the tnni1a gene encoding troponin I, slow skeletal muscle isoform X2 → MPEHVQERKPKISASRKLMLKSLMVAKAKEELEQEVVVKEEEKQNYLSERAPPLNTSSMSLAQLQDLCRELHAKIDVVDEERYDIEAKVMLNTREIKDLNIKVLDLRGKFKRPSLRRVRVSADAILRSLLGSKHKVSMDLRANLKSVKKEDTEKKRPVEDSDWRKNVEAMSGMEGRKKMFDAAKGPAQ
- the tnni1a gene encoding troponin I, slow skeletal muscle isoform X1; the encoded protein is MSELCLGIILSFLSFKYCNFVVFYRQERKPKISASRKLMLKSLMVAKAKEELEQEVVVKEEEKQNYLSERAPPLNTSSMSLAQLQDLCRELHAKIDVVDEERYDIEAKVMLNTREIKDLNIKVLDLRGKFKRPSLRRVRVSADAILRSLLGSKHKVSMDLRANLKSVKKEDTEKKRPVEDSDWRKNVEAMSGMEGRKKMFDAAKGPAQ